taatcaaaaacaaaatacctaGTGTTATTGAGCTGGAAATGGGTTttggattgaaatacatttttctattAGGGTCAAAGTCTGTAGCCTACCCATCTCATCAAACTCATAATCGTGCCTTTCCTTCACTCCCCGACCATAGAGAAGGTAATGATGGGGAGGAATCAGGTAAGAAACCAACAGATGCACAACAACAATGTTGCCAAAATCGAGAATGGGCTTGACGAGAGTTTTGAGGACCTGCTCACCAAGTACAAGCAGATTCAGCTGGAGCTGGAATGTATTAGAAAAGAAGAGAACCTGGTTCTGAAGCCCAAAGACCTGCCTGCTCAGAACGAGTCTGAGGTCTCTGCAAGTATTCCCCAAACCGAGCCATTACTCGACGCTAACAGTATTCCCAATGAAGCCGCTGCAGAGGATGCTGCAGAGGACCCGTCAGGCccagagaagatggaggagaaaAGGGGTTTTCAGGCGTTCAATCTCAAACCTCTACGTCAGAAACTCCTCACTCCTGCAGAAATTGACGCGCTCAAAACAAAAACGGAAAAGAAAGACTCAGAGACGGAGGACAGTGACGTGGAAAAAGGTCAAGTTGAACCAGCTGCTATCCCGGCTGCTACTCCCAAAGGTGTGTAACAACCACTATATAACACAACACTGCAGCAATGTGGTAACAAACTGTTGCAACACCGTGAAGCAAATTTGACTCGACtataataaataatgtattgttttattagCCACAGTGTTAacaccctgtgtgtgttgtgttctgtcttttcaggagaggagggaaaagatGGTGTGGAGAAAGAGGCAGACaaaaaagagggggagaaggaagaaAAAATATGTTGTGTTTGCTGTAGCAGGGAATCAGATTACCTGAAGAAAGAAGGTGAGAAGGATACAAAAGTCTGCTGTGTGTGCTGCAGCAAATCATCAGAGGACTCTACTAAATCCCCTGTTAAGGTATGAATCTATTTAAAAAAGGCAAAAAccttttctacttacccagagtcaagtgaacttgtggataccatttttatgtctctgcatacAGTTTGAATTAAGTTGAAGTTAGTTTCTAGAGCCATTGCTAAgtagcgttagtgcaatgactggaagtctatgggatcAGCTAGCtgattgtgctaacgctagcagATCTCATAGACTTCCAGTTATTGTGCTAAAACTAGTTAGTAATTCCAGAAACTaacttcaacttccttcaaactacaCACAGAGGTAGAAAAATGGTgtctgtagctaggtttccatccaattggcgacagattttcatgcgactattctaaaatccacataaagaaaatatgttcATTTTCCCACCAGTAGTGTTTTCACCAagctgacttgttgcagataaaaatcagtgtgtgatgacgtagtgcacaccaAATGTACTTtctcgcttaagttttcatgtactgaataaaaatgtaaacttcaatgtgtttccatcgcattttcaactctaccgatagttttgtcacaaacatttgcgttaaatagcaaatgtgtctactctggtcttggcacctgcgctctagccaacagctcgcagatacattGTGGGTAggatagtctacatgatgagattattatggataagagtgagtgtgtcaaacggcagtcaagcattgatcatcatgtcaccagaataatacCATCGATATTTGTTGGAAAGGAGCgtcaagatcactgtgcacttttggtggtgaattataattaatttaatctgtagcctaataaactgcatggtttctgAGATGTAGTGGGAGGGCCTCACGCCATATCATCGTCTGACTCCATGTTGACTTCGGtaggatggttattatatcaatatttgtgcatataggcgtttccaccgccatttctagctaaatacattttaccGACGTAAATCCTACCATGTCGAGCAAACAACTGATCTGTCGTAATTTTTTACATTGGACcgacacttcctgtttccattacagctgtcgtgattattattattttttatacagtGTGACTTTACTCGAATAAAAAACTGAGTATCGAAACGTGGTtaatgagttcatctgactctaggtATGTTTTTTTTTGATAGCCAAAATCTCGAGCTATCCCCTTAAGGCATGGATCAAGAGTAAGTGATTCAAGGCACAAATATTAACTTGATGTGTGTTTGCAGCTCTTTTGAACGTTTGTCCAAATGTCCGCTGACACAATGTCTGAGTTGTGTGTATGTCAAGTTAGAATCTGGGTTATCCggccctcctctgtctctctgcagcctGGAGTGAAGGGGAGTAATGAAGATGAGGACCTGTCTGAGCTGCAGCTGCGTCTCCTGGCCCTGCAGTCAGCCAGCAGGAAGTGGCAGCAGAAAGAACAGCAAGTGATGAAGGAGAGCAAAGATAAGATCACCAAGGCCAAGCCCTCCCAGGAGAAGACATCCAGCTCCTCCAGTGCCAAACCACCAGAGAGGGGCAGAGTCACCACCAGGTCTGCCTCTGCTGCCTCGGAGAAGGCCAAAGCTCTGGCCAACAAGCCCCAGGAGAAGACCAAGGCTGGGGCAAAGCCTCCAGCGGAGAAGGGCAAAGCTCCGGTTAAGGGGTATCCAGGGAGGAAGACAGTCAGCCCAGGTGAGAAGGGCCTTTCTGCTTATTCAGATCCAAACTGTCCTCTATGTTGGTACCAAGCGTTCCATCACAATGACATTCTGATTTTGGAAATATTGGTCACATCTTGGTTCTTGTGTATTTTAATAATGCATTTTAGTGATGTAAAGTAAATGGGTTTTGATCCCCTAGGCTCAGCAGCAAAGCAGGCGTTCCGAAAGCAGCAGCTAAGGACGTGGAAGCTCCAACAGGAGAGAGACCAGGAGGAGCAGCGTagacaggaggaggaagaacgTCGCCGGAGGGAGGAAGAGATCCGCAAGATCCGGGACCTTTCCAATCAGGACGAGCAGTACAACCGCTTCATGAAGCTGGTGGGCGGGTCTAAGCCGCCGCGCAACCGGAGCAAGGTAAgacggacagggagagagaccttGCCCCACACCCAAGGCATTTCCTTTTAGGTTATCTGATTCCTTCAATTATATATGAACCTTTTTTAAACTGTATAGTCTCTGCTTAACACCTGCAATGTGGTATGTGGGGTTCTTTCTCTTAACTCTATTGGAATAGAGCTCTCCTATATTACTGTCAGTAGCATGGACATGCAACATAATTGAAGAAGAGAGCATGTGAGAGACAGACAAATGACACATTTCAATCTCAGTCCAAGGACAGCGACCACACCAGGAAGTCTTCTGGTAAACAGGGATTGGACACCTCAGGGAACCTCTACCAGTACGACAACTACGACGAGGTTGCCATGGATACCGATAGTGAGACCAATTCCCCAGGTGAGCAACCAGCTCACCTGCCGATGCACTCACTGCACTATTGAACATATCTGAAGTGATTTTATAGAACCCATCCAACATGCTAAAAGGATTGTTTATAGCTAAGGACATGGCCATCAATCCAGGCCTCTTATTGCAATGTTTGACAGTTTTATTTCTACGGCTGAATCTGATTTGTCTAAAATTCAGTTATTTTCTCTTTCAGCGTCTTCTCCAGTACATGATCCATTTGAGGTCCCAGGATGCTTCAGTCACATGCCTTTCCGTATGGATTCCCCCACTCAATGCAGAATGGTACGTTCCACCCCAAACTCTAAACAAGGACTGTTCTATGCATCTCTTATAGGGGTAACTAACAAGCTTCTTTCTTTCCAGGATTTGGGACAGCCACGTTTCCTGTCCGTCATTCCGTCTGCGCCCCCTCCACCCTTACCCCCAATGCCCCCACCCCCGGATGAGTTGGAGCCTCCCCCAAAGCCGCCTTTCGCtgacgaggaagaggaagaggagatgttGCTCAGAGAGACCTGCCTCATGTCCATGGCCAACAAGAAGGTTCCACTGCCCGAGGTATAACACTAGATGGCTCCACAGGAGGACAAAGTGACATGCCTGTGTTATCTGTATAGTGTTAGGAGTAGAGGAGGGTTCCATTAGGTCCTAGTCATCCTCTGGAAAGTTAATTTGTCTCAACAGAAGATGCATATTTTTCACTCTTCTGTTAATTtacaagtgttaaacaatgtTCAAACTTATCTCGGTACCCTGCTATATCAGATGGGCAACTCAGTCATATCATTTTCCAGTTCTACAGCAGCACTTTGTCTTTGAACAGTGGACTTGGTGAATCTggctttaaaaatgtatttctcctCTGTAGGATATGACCCTTGACAGcagccccccctctccctccctcctggtcAGTCTGGTCCAACCAGTGCCCAGGAGCAACCCTAGTGTGGTCAGCCTCAACACGGCACCCCAGCCATGGAGCAACAAGTTCAGCCGAGGGCACCACCTTCCCAGGCTACCACTGATGGTAAGAATAATACCATAGGAGGAAATCAAAACATTGAGTGATGACCACATATCTGCCCTAGCCAGGCGAAGAAACCGTAGAGATCCAAATTGTTCACATTCGTTAACGTCCTGAAGAGCTTTCACTCTTTCAACCACAATTTTCTGGAATAGAGTTCATTTGTTGACCTATATTCCAAACTGTTTCAAACACTCATTGAAATATGCAGAAAATGTCTGTGGATTTGTGAATGATTCTTCTCTGAATGGGAAAACTGTCTTGTCTTGcatgtgctgaaaacatgttttaaaatatGCTATTTTGAAATATTTGAACTTCAAAGTCATATTTTCCAACAATGACGTTCTACTTTTTTTTCAGCTGAACTGTGTTAAACAGGGATTTGGAGGCCATGGGTGTCTTTGTGCTCAGTAACTCCATGTAGTGTTGTCTTATGAGAACAATGAGTTGGCACTCACTCTGATACTGCCATAGGCAACACAGGTGGGCTCCCATAGACAGTACATTACAGCAGCACGTGTGCCCAATGACACCCGGCCTCAGCTATGTTCCCAGAGCGCTCTGGTTTCTCACCCATGTACAATAAGCTCACCTTAGACTGCATcccagggcccgtattcacaaagcttctcagagtagggGGGCTAATATAGGATACATTTAGCCTTTCAGATCATAATAAGACAGaggtgacctgatcctagattggCACTCCTATTTTGAGATTAATTGATTTTGAGTTGTGATGTCGGTGCCCATTCATCACAATGGCCAATTCAAAGCATACGTTTTATTGTTTCCCCAGCTCCCACGGCACAAGGCGGTGGTGGTACAACTGAACGGTTCAGACGACAGTGACTCAGACATGGAGGCCTGCAGCAGCTCTACACAGACACAATCTGTCTTTGGAGGCCTGGAGTTCATGATCAAGGAGGCACGCAGGAACGCAGAGGTACGTACATGTGTGTGTCCCAACAGATTGGCCTCTGAGGACGACCTCTCAATTTATATATGAATGGCAGAATCCTAATTTGAGATGTGTAATAATTGTATGTGGTTAAAGGGTGATGGGCTGtaatgctctttctctctcaacttcCAGGCAGCGAAACCCAAACCGACTTCAGGACCTGAGAAGGAGAACAAGCCAGGCAGAACCCCGGAGMCTCTATCTGAAGAGAAGAAGACGGAGTATCGGCTGCTCAAAGAAGAAATAGCCaggtatatttttttttaagagaaTGGTCTGACAAAGTGAGATATAGTTTTTCCACCCAAGCATTGTCTATGGATGGGAAATTCATTAACGATTAATTAAAATTCAGTGCAATATTAATGGCACCAAAGTGAGAGAGGGTATTTCTTTAAAATGTCACTGATGGAACAGAGTGGACTACACTCACTGAAATTTAAacaatcttttttgttgttgtctgatgTAAGTAGGGAGAAGCAGAAGATTCTGAAGGACCACAGTCCCCGAGGTGTGCCCTCTCCTGCAGGCTCTGATCCTGATGTGGACTTCGCTGCCAAGGCAGCGGTCGAGCTGCAGCTGACCGAGGCAGAGACTAGGCTGACCAAACACGGGTGAGGCCCTCAAACaccagaaggaaaaaaaacacCTAGATGAAGGCTGATGCCCAAACACAATGGTATATTAAGTAATTGTCTCACATTAGGGAATTACTTGGACTTATGGTTTTCCATCTCTCACTCTACCCCTCCTTTCAGGAATCTGCTCCTGAAGGATGAGGCCATCCTGAGGCAGCTCTTACAGCAGGAGCAGAAGAAGGAGGAGGCATTGAAGGCAGCTGAGGCCAAAGTGGCCAAGCTCAAAGAACAGCTCCTGGCCTCAGAGAAGATAGTCAGTGCCAACAAGACTCTCCTCAACAGACTCCAGGAACAGGTGGGAGTTAAGAGCCAGGAAGGAACCCAGAGGGAATGAAACTCAATGGGAATGAGCTGTGAAGTAAATTCCTAGCCGAGGTATTTGCGCCTGGGTGGCCATGTTTATAGCAATGAGTCGGATGGCTGAGGGTTTTAGTCAGTGGAAGCTGAATCATGGAATAGGAGTTGTTTCTCCTGGTAATGTTTGGGAAAATGCCAAGCTAAAGGAATGTCTGTAAGGACAAGACATTTCATTCAGTTATTTTTTCCGTTGCCTTTGGAAGTGTATATAGCAGGTGTGGTCATGCCAACACTCCTCCTTGGAGtgatactgggtgtgcaggctttcaCTCAACACCTGATTCAGTTAACCAAGGTTCTGATgagatatgtgtgtgtatgtatatatctcATTTGTTACCACCCTTTTAACATCTGTCATGTATGTTTCCACCCTGTAGGTTCATCGTGTTCAGAACCGCGTGTCAGTGAAGAAGAACCACAGCCtgaagctggaggaggtgctggttcaagcccaggctgCCGCAGGCAGAAAGCCAGGCGGTCAGAAACGACGCACGGCCATCAGCCACTCCTCGGTGAGCACCGTACCACACCTTACCGACCCACACTATACCATGCCAGGGCCCTTGTTGATTGATAAAGcacagaaatgtgttcaacaagGACATGTCCACTAGGGAACATCATAAATTGCTTTGAAGCGGAAAATGACTCTTATTGGACTTATTGTTCTAACACTTCctctgtttcaaaatgtatattccCATTTCCTTTCTACCAAACACCAACCAGCTGTAAGTAAAGGCCAGAGTTCTCTAAACCATCTGTCTGCCCACCCTCCATTCTTCAGCCTGTGAAACGTCTGTGTGTGGAAGTCTCCGTCGCTCCCCGCGGCTCAGAAAGGCACTTCGCCGACCTCCTTGCCCAGAAGCAGCGTCTGCAGCAGCTGGAGTCAGAATACGCCTTCAAGATCCAGAAACTAAAGGAGGCCCAGGCCCTCCACAACAGAGGGGCGGTCCCTGAACCCCCTCCACCCCAGGCcgcctccacccctctccccagGGCTCGTCACCCCAGCATTCCCCCCACCAGCCCCTTCCCCCTGCCCCAGCCCTCCCTGCATGACCTCACCCAGGATAAACTCACCCTGGTCAGCAGCGAAGACCCTACCGAGACGGAGGAGAGCGACTTGGAACCTGCCGCCACAGCCAGGCCCTCGGCCCGGAGTGTTCGTAGACGCTCCTTCAGAGAGACCGGCTCCTTCACCAAGCCTAAGCTGGACTCTGGTGGGACTGGGCTGGTCAAGGATAGTCCAGCCAAGCCAGTCAGGGTTAAAGCCTCGGGGCCCGGGGAGCTGTTCCTGGGGCTAGAGGTGGAGGCCCTGCAGAGGAGGGACCAGCAGCAGGCCAGGCTGGGAGAGCTGCTGCTGGGGGAACTACGGGCGCTAGGAGGCACTGTTGAGAAACCCCCTTCTGGGAAGGTAAACCATAATATATCACTTTAACTGGCCTCGCAAACACTGAATTCAAATTCCCTTTTGTTGTGGTTTAAAAAATGCTGTCTTGACAGTTTTCTTATTTGGTTGATATGTGCAGTTACTGTAGCATACAGCACACTTGTCGGGTCTAAAACTATGTTTTTCATCTATTCTGCATGGTTGAGAGACTGTTTGTGTTCATGTTTGTGTTCATTACTTTGATGTGCAGGTGATATCGGAGGATGTGGACACCATGGCTGCCCAATCAGGCTGTGCCGAGCTGAAGCCTGTCCCGTTTGGACCGTATCGCAGCCCTCTCCTGGTCTTTAAGTCTTATCGGTAGGTGGCTGGTTCACTGCTAGGGTTGCTCCCAATTGCTCGTGCCAGGAACAACACCCTGCCATCAATCAAACCTTTCCATCTTGTCCCTTTCTTCAGGTTCAGTCCATACTTTCGGACCAAGGAGAAGTTATCACTCAGTTCTGTGTCTTACAGCAATGTTGTAGCGCCCAAAACGTGTTTCTGTCGCTTTGACCTCACGGGCACATGCAATGACGATGACTGCCAGTGGTAAGTCCTtcctcctagtgtgtgtgtgtaaacaggcATGTGAATATAGACTCATGTCTGTTTCATTATAACCAACCAACCTCTCCCTTTTGGGTGATCTGGTCTATGTTTCTAGGCAGCACATGAGAAACTGCGCTTTTGGTGGAAACCAGCTGTTCCAGGATATCCTATCGTACAACCTGGCCCTGATTGGCTGCTCTGAGAGCAGTACTACTGATGTCATCAATGTTGCCACAGGTAATAGAACCACACTGCCATCTGGCAATATTTAAATACCATTGAGCTTAGAATGTATCTTGGTGATTGATTTATTCCAAATAGTTCACTATTCCATGATAAATACATGAGGCTTTTACTGACAATGGTTGATTGGTTGTACTATTTTCAGAGAAGTATATAAAACAGCTGTTTGGGGCTAACAACGATCGCATGGGGATGGACCAGAAGGCTGTTCTACTCGTCAGCAAAGTGAACGAAAGCAAAAGACATGGTGAGATTTCCATACCATTCCTACACTATCCTTACACTCAGCAGTTAAGGTTGAACACACTATTGAGCAGTTGATGTCTTTTAGAAAATGTTCACGACTAGAACCCTTCTGCCTTGTTCAACTTGTGTTTTGTCTAGTCCCTCCCTTCACCACGTGTAAGGATCTCAGGAGGTGGAGGCCTCAGCCCGCTCACCAGGCTAGCCCAAACACAGGGGACGACAGCTGGGACGAGAGTAGAGACACTGGTCCAGTCAAATACGGTGAGAACTGGTTAGTCAGTAGGCTCATCTCCTAGCAACAAACCAGTCTTCCAAGCAGAATTACAGCTCATCTGAAGCGCGGTGTAGATAATGGTAGCAGCACTAACAGTGATTGCTTCTCTTCAGTTGTGCAGAACTGGAGATCTGACCTTAAACCTCTGCTGTTTGTCTGTTTCCTTCCCTGTCACAGACGGTTGTTCCAAGAGAAGTCTGTCTGTTGccctggatgtgtgtgtgacccCAGACGACAAGCGCTACTTCATTAGTGAAACTGACGACATATCTAACCTGGAGACCAGTGTCCTAGAGAGCCCCCGCAACGCACAGCTCTGGATCAAACTGGCCTTCAAGTACCTCAGCCAGAAAGAAGTGTAAGTGGATGCCCCTCAAATACAGACCCTCCGGAGTGTTAAGTTGTGTCACTGAGTGTATTTTTAACCTTAACCTGGTTTAGGCTGAATGGATAATGCAAATAGATTTTCTGCcaagcagcggctactcttcctggggtctagcaaaattaaggcagtttataaaatgttaaaaacattacaatacattcacagatttcacaacacactgtgtgccctcaggctcctactccaccactaccacgtatctacagtactaaatccatgtgtatg
This portion of the Salvelinus sp. IW2-2015 linkage group LG4q.1:29, ASM291031v2, whole genome shotgun sequence genome encodes:
- the LOC111962710 gene encoding zinc finger C3H1 domain-containing protein isoform X2 yields the protein MDSKSINRSPREEGELEDGEICDDDTEENVFAQQQGKKRPSSMNNSNSSRNTRKLKQPARNVLPVVGSQPTDFRLLIPYNRGPHSHSSGFTANHRQQGGPSGPDRPPLGPRCDQSPRSSFWERSHTALDRLRHRGKLDDGRGDWGRGGWGDGCGGGREAGRPPPGRYGPGENHSNKNESPSRSKQKVMMGRNQVRNQQMHNNNVAKIENGLDESFEDLLTKYKQIQLELECIRKEENLVLKPKDLPAQNESEVSASIPQTEPLLDANSIPNEAAAEDAAEDPSGPEKMEEKRGFQAFNLKPLRQKLLTPAEIDALKTKTEKKDSETEDSDVEKGQVEPAAIPAATPKGEEGKDGVEKEADKKEGEKEEKICCVCCSRESDYLKKEGEKDTKVCCVCCSKSSEDSTKSPVKPGVKGSNEDEDLSELQLRLLALQSASRKWQQKEQQVMKESKDKITKAKPSQEKTSSSSSAKPPERGRVTTRSASAASEKAKALANKPQEKTKAGAKPPAEKGKAPVKGYPGRKTVSPGSAAKQAFRKQQLRTWKLQQERDQEEQRRQEEEERRRREEEIRKIRDLSNQDEQYNRFMKLVGGSKPPRNRSKSKDSDHTRKSSGKQGLDTSGNLYQYDNYDEVAMDTDSETNSPASSPVHDPFEVPGCFSHMPFRMDSPTQCRMDLGQPRFLSVIPSAPPPPLPPMPPPPDELEPPPKPPFADEEEEEEMLLRETCLMSMANKKVPLPEDMTLDSSPPSPSLLVSLVQPVPRSNPSVVSLNTAPQPWSNKFSRGHHLPRLPLMLPRHKAVVVQLNGSDDSDSDMEACSSSTQTQSVFGGLEFMIKEARRNAEAAKPKPTSGPEKENKPGRTPEXLSEEKKTEYRLLKEEIAREKQKILKDHSPRGVPSPAGSDPDVDFAAKAAVELQLTEAETRLTKHGNLLLKDEAILRQLLQQEQKKEEALKAAEAKVAKLKEQLLASEKIVSANKTLLNRLQEQVHRVQNRVSVKKNHSLKLEEVLVQAQAAAGRKPGGQKRRTAISHSSPVKRLCVEVSVAPRGSERHFADLLAQKQRLQQLESEYAFKIQKLKEAQALHNRGAVPEPPPPQAASTPLPRARHPSIPPTSPFPLPQPSLHDLTQDKLTLVSSEDPTETEESDLEPAATARPSARSVRRRSFRETGSFTKPKLDSGGTGLVKDSPAKPVRVKASGPGELFLGLEVEALQRRDQQQARLGELLLGELRALGGTVEKPPSGKVISEDVDTMAAQSGCAELKPVPFGPYRSPLLVFKSYRFSPYFRTKEKLSLSSVSYSNVVAPKTCFCRFDLTGTCNDDDCQWQHMRNCAFGGNQLFQDILSYNLALIGCSESSTTDVINVATEKYIKQLFGANNDRMGMDQKAVLLVSKVNESKRHVPPFTTCKDLRRWRPQPAHQASPNTGDDSWDESRDTGPVKYDGCSKRSLSVALDVCVTPDDKRYFISETDDISNLETSVLESPRNAQLWIKLAFKYLSQKEVSAAECLDASLNTLSRALEDNRDNPEIWCYYLSLFSRRGKRDEVQEMCEMAVEHAPDYQVWWSYLTTESLFEGKDYVCGRLLQYLLDCVGTSGLSERLSFQLLESLLYRVQLSVFTGRLQNALAILQNALKSVTERCIADYLTISDRCLVWLSFIHLTEFDRLPASLYDPANSNPSRVVSIEAFTLPWRTPLDVRTEPDTLIAVFEDALRQCTDQTLPPSERTLACLPLHTNLITTYSLLGRYDAGLELCESLLALCPHSCALLDALSGLYVGKGDGEQGVGVWLRALSQCPHNAEVFYHTCKFLMAQEKSSCIAPLFRGFVLSFCDEERSDQQPVDVLRYILGIPTEDILRGPVIKKQLKEQLSHQMPYLNLVHCLWQWVHGNVGEAMDAFERALGAVMQLDVLHKLWIDYLLFTSSKLAGSPSNSRELRVLSDLVQRCLVTVPSRLEVPFSSAQYWNCFRFHNKVVSHYLSCLPHTQHPHVLERLRYTMPTNAELALRLLHQEWQDGNIEHLKFQARMLSSSVPNCLANWKIVIAVERELKERSEVRLLYQQALQNLPLCATLWKDRLLFEAAEGGKTDKLRKLVDKCQEVGVSLSEPLNLCSSKMEGEEH